The Candidatus Binatia bacterium genome has a window encoding:
- a CDS encoding crotonase/enoyl-CoA hydratase family protein, protein MSYECFDVETLDGVTEVRLNRPESLNSMIPAFWTELPRIIRELDAGGDTRAIVLSSTGKHFCAGMDLSVFTGGSSLGGPVEGEVGRQRANLRRHILELQETFSSLEKSRVPILAAIQGGAIGGAVDMITACDMRYMSEEAFICIQEINIGMTADVGTLQRLPKIIPEGIARELAYTGRRMGAAEAKACGLINEVFPDYEALHAGVMAVAKQIVTKSPLAIWGTKEMINYSRDHSVEDSLNYIATWQTGMFQPADMAESFRAKSEKRDPEFDDLLPAGKPI, encoded by the coding sequence ATGAGTTACGAGTGCTTTGATGTCGAAACCCTTGACGGGGTTACCGAAGTTCGCCTGAACCGACCGGAATCGCTGAATTCCATGATACCCGCCTTCTGGACGGAGCTACCGCGGATCATCCGGGAACTGGATGCGGGCGGGGACACCCGTGCCATCGTTCTGTCTTCAACCGGCAAGCATTTCTGCGCCGGAATGGACCTGTCCGTCTTCACTGGCGGCAGCAGCCTCGGTGGCCCGGTCGAAGGTGAAGTCGGACGACAGCGAGCCAACTTGCGTCGCCATATTCTTGAACTTCAGGAGACCTTTTCCAGCCTCGAGAAGTCGCGAGTGCCCATCCTGGCGGCGATTCAAGGTGGCGCGATCGGCGGCGCCGTAGACATGATCACCGCGTGTGACATGCGCTATATGAGCGAAGAAGCGTTCATCTGCATTCAGGAGATCAATATCGGCATGACCGCGGACGTCGGGACATTGCAACGACTCCCCAAGATCATCCCGGAAGGAATCGCTCGCGAACTGGCCTACACCGGGCGGCGCATGGGCGCTGCCGAAGCCAAGGCTTGTGGACTCATCAACGAAGTCTTCCCTGATTATGAGGCGTTGCACGCCGGCGTGATGGCCGTCGCAAAACAGATCGTGACGAAATCTCCCCTCGCGATTTGGGGCACCAAGGAGATGATCAATTATTCCCGCGACCACTCCGTTGAGGATTCGCTGAACTATATCGCGACCTGGCAGACCGGGATGTTTCAACCCGCCGATATGGCCGAATCCTTCCGGGCGAAAAGCGAAAAGCGAGATCCCGAATTCGACGACCTGCTTCCTGCCGGAAAACCGATCTAG
- the aroB gene encoding 3-dehydroquinate synthase, giving the protein MASEQSITVALSGRAYEVRVGEEILGDVGAEAVARDLGGQCAILTDENVEALHLDVVVESLHAAGVVTHVIVLPPGEGTKSFAHLEGALRTMVRSGLDRHCFVVALGGGVIGDLGGLVASLFYRGVPCLQVPTTVVSQVDSSVGGKTAIDVPEGKNLVGAFHQPAFVLADTLTLRTLPPRAWAEGFAEIIKHAAIRDPDMLAVVDGLEGRDGLVPLISRNVAIKAKVVEEDELETAGVRAHLNFGHTLGHAIETAAGEGALLHGEAISLGLRAALILSERKCGLSPTDTARVLASLHRFDLPLVLDPGLRDDAILETMARDKKFESGQMRFVLLSALGSAEINSEVSLSDVRETLDTLRQPWDR; this is encoded by the coding sequence ATGGCGAGCGAACAAAGTATTACCGTCGCGCTTTCGGGGCGTGCCTACGAGGTTCGGGTCGGTGAGGAGATTCTCGGCGACGTGGGGGCCGAGGCCGTCGCCCGCGATCTGGGTGGTCAATGTGCGATCCTGACCGATGAGAATGTGGAGGCTCTGCACCTCGATGTGGTGGTGGAGAGCTTGCATGCGGCCGGGGTTGTGACCCACGTGATCGTTTTGCCTCCCGGGGAAGGGACCAAGAGCTTCGCGCATCTCGAAGGTGCTCTGCGAACGATGGTCCGAAGCGGCCTGGACCGGCATTGCTTCGTAGTGGCACTCGGCGGCGGGGTGATCGGTGACCTCGGCGGTTTGGTGGCCTCGCTTTTCTATCGAGGGGTTCCCTGTCTGCAGGTTCCGACAACGGTGGTCTCGCAGGTCGATAGTTCCGTCGGCGGCAAGACGGCAATCGATGTGCCCGAGGGGAAAAATCTTGTCGGAGCGTTTCATCAACCGGCCTTTGTGTTGGCCGACACGCTCACATTGCGCACTTTGCCACCGCGGGCCTGGGCGGAGGGCTTTGCCGAGATCATCAAACACGCGGCGATTCGGGACCCGGATATGCTCGCGGTGGTGGACGGGCTGGAGGGACGTGACGGTCTTGTGCCACTGATTTCGCGGAATGTGGCGATCAAGGCGAAAGTCGTGGAAGAGGATGAACTGGAGACCGCCGGGGTGCGAGCGCATTTGAACTTCGGGCATACGCTGGGCCATGCGATCGAGACGGCGGCTGGAGAAGGGGCGCTCCTGCATGGCGAAGCGATCAGCTTGGGGTTGCGTGCGGCTCTGATTCTCTCCGAGCGTAAATGCGGACTGAGTCCGACGGACACGGCACGTGTTCTGGCATCCCTGCATCGATTTGATCTGCCCCTGGTGCTGGATCCCGGCCTTCGCGACGATGCGATTTTGGAGACGATGGCTCGCGACAAGAAATTCGAGTCCGGCCAGATGCGGTTCGTGCTGCTTTCGGCGCTCGGCTCAGCCGAAATAAATAGCGAGGTATCGCTATCGGACGTCCGCGAGACTCTCGATACTTTGCGTCAGCCCTGGGACCGCTGA
- a CDS encoding cytochrome P450, translated as MPSELYYDPYDYAIDANPHPVWQRLREEAPLYYNEKLDFYALSRFDDVWDASIDHDTFSSAHGTVLEVISDNVNYGPMMIWLDPPDHTQLRKLVGRAFTPRRIRSLEERIRELSADYLDPLVEQGRFDFVEDFGARLPVMVIGALLGLPADQQEQVRAWTDSLLHIEPGETQLNVNSQDASKNLRDLFQREITARRKAPRDDLMSDLLASEIELPDGKRRRLNDEELHAFVALLSGAGNETVARLLGWAGVVLAQYPEQRERLIEDPSLIPNGIEELLRYEAPSPIQARYVTRPIVLHGQEVPAGSKMALMTGSAGRDPREYPDPDTFDVGRSFSRHVAFGFGIHFCLGASLARMEGRVALEEALRRFPRWEIDEGGLEMVHTSTVRGYSRVPVSI; from the coding sequence ATGCCCAGTGAACTCTACTACGACCCCTACGATTACGCGATTGACGCCAACCCGCATCCGGTCTGGCAGCGCCTGCGGGAAGAGGCGCCTCTCTACTACAACGAGAAACTCGACTTCTATGCCCTGTCCCGATTCGATGACGTCTGGGATGCCTCCATCGACCACGATACCTTCAGCTCCGCCCACGGCACCGTGCTCGAGGTCATCAGCGACAACGTGAACTACGGCCCCATGATGATCTGGCTCGACCCGCCAGATCATACCCAACTGCGTAAATTGGTCGGGCGCGCCTTCACGCCGCGTCGCATCCGCAGTCTGGAAGAGCGCATCCGTGAGCTTTCGGCCGACTACCTCGACCCTCTGGTCGAACAGGGTCGTTTTGATTTTGTCGAAGATTTCGGAGCCCGACTGCCCGTGATGGTCATCGGGGCCCTCCTCGGACTTCCTGCAGACCAGCAAGAGCAGGTCCGCGCCTGGACCGACAGCCTTCTCCATATCGAACCCGGCGAAACGCAACTGAACGTGAACTCGCAGGACGCCTCCAAAAACCTCCGCGACCTTTTCCAACGCGAGATTACAGCGCGGCGAAAAGCGCCTCGAGACGATCTGATGTCAGACCTTCTGGCCAGCGAAATCGAACTTCCTGATGGAAAGCGTCGTCGCCTGAACGACGAAGAGCTTCATGCCTTTGTCGCACTCCTCTCGGGCGCCGGAAATGAAACTGTCGCACGCCTGCTCGGTTGGGCCGGCGTCGTTCTCGCACAATACCCGGAACAGCGAGAGCGACTCATCGAAGACCCCTCGCTGATTCCCAACGGAATCGAGGAACTGCTGCGCTACGAGGCACCGTCACCCATTCAGGCACGATACGTCACCCGACCGATCGTCCTGCATGGCCAGGAAGTCCCTGCAGGATCCAAGATGGCCCTGATGACCGGATCCGCAGGCCGAGATCCACGCGAGTACCCGGATCCGGATACCTTCGATGTCGGACGCTCCTTCAGCAGGCACGTCGCCTTCGGTTTTGGCATTCACTTCTGTCTGGGCGCCTCGTTGGCGCGGATGGAAGGTCGCGTCGCGCTCGAAGAGGCCCTGCGCCGCTTTCCACGCTGGGAGATCGACGAGGGAGGCCTGGAAATGGTTCATACCTCCACCGTGCGTGGCTACTCGCGCGTGCCCGTTTCCATCTAG
- a CDS encoding DsbA family protein: MQLEFFFSFRSSYTYLCFHRLKQVLPEMDVELVCYPVFPPPDGPEPRVSADPRHFAYMLEDFQRHCEAYGLPLRLPDTKDTDWMPSHAAFYHAQENGKRMEYLEAAFACRFQHNRDLGQDETLRGIAEEIDLDPDALLAAAHDSQKHEQVVLGMMHFAKQGMVGVPGFVVANQKFWGNDRLEWVLRTIYQEQGREVPDLNADRLAPLVRV, encoded by the coding sequence ATGCAACTGGAATTTTTCTTTTCGTTTCGCAGTTCCTACACCTATCTTTGCTTTCATCGCCTCAAGCAGGTGCTGCCGGAAATGGATGTGGAGCTGGTCTGCTATCCGGTCTTTCCGCCTCCCGATGGTCCTGAGCCCCGCGTGTCCGCTGATCCGAGGCATTTCGCCTATATGCTCGAGGATTTCCAGCGCCACTGTGAGGCCTATGGGCTCCCCCTGCGCCTGCCCGACACCAAGGATACCGATTGGATGCCCAGCCATGCGGCCTTTTACCATGCTCAGGAAAACGGCAAGCGCATGGAGTACCTCGAGGCAGCCTTTGCCTGCCGGTTCCAGCACAACCGGGATCTTGGACAGGACGAGACGCTGCGTGGAATCGCTGAGGAGATTGACCTCGACCCGGACGCGCTGCTCGCAGCCGCGCATGATTCTCAAAAGCATGAGCAGGTCGTGCTGGGCATGATGCATTTTGCCAAACAGGGCATGGTTGGTGTGCCGGGATTTGTTGTCGCCAACCAGAAGTTCTGGGGAAATGATCGGCTGGAGTGGGTGCTCCGGACGATTTATCAGGAACAAGGGCGTGAGGTTCCCGACCTGAATGCCGATCGGCTCGCACCTCTGGTGCGCGTCTAG
- the ilvD gene encoding dihydroxy-acid dehydratase produces MPQYRSRTTTAGRNMAGARALWRATGMTDEDFTKPIVAVVNSFTQFVPGHVHLKDLGQLVARQIEAAGGVAKEFNTIAVDDGIAMGHDGMLYSLPSRDLIADSVEYMVNAHCADAMVCISNCDKITPGMLNAAMRINIPAVFVSGGPMEAGKTRLSENKLDLIDAMVIAADDSVDDETVAEIERSACPTCGSCSGMFTANSMNCLTEALGLSLPGNGSVLATHADRRMLFERAGHLIVKLAKDYYEGNEDAILPRNIASFDAFENAMSLDIAMGGSTNTILHLLAAAQEAELDFTMKDIDRLSRKVPNLCKVAPSTPLYHMEDVHRAGGVMGILGELQRAGLLHDQTRTVHAPSLSEALDRWDVAANAGDAEREFYRAGPAGIPTQEAFSQDTRWETLDTDRAVGCIRDLQHAYSTDGGLAILYGNLAPDGCVVKTAGVDDDNLVFKGTAHVCESQDSAVEDILNDRVQAGHVVVVRYEGPRGGPGMQEMLYPTSYLKSKGLGKACALLTDGRFSGGTSGLSIGHVSPEAASGGAIALVETGDPIHIDIPNRRIDLKIDDEQLAARRQTMESRGNKAWKPTEARPRKVSPALRVYAAMATSADRGAVRDISGLD; encoded by the coding sequence ATGCCTCAATATCGATCCAGAACGACAACGGCCGGACGCAATATGGCCGGAGCCCGCGCTCTTTGGCGGGCCACCGGGATGACGGACGAAGATTTCACCAAGCCTATCGTTGCGGTGGTCAACTCCTTCACCCAATTCGTTCCCGGCCACGTCCATCTCAAGGATCTGGGACAGTTAGTCGCTCGCCAGATCGAAGCCGCGGGAGGCGTAGCAAAGGAATTCAATACCATCGCGGTCGATGATGGTATCGCGATGGGGCACGACGGCATGCTCTACAGCCTGCCCTCACGCGACCTGATTGCGGATTCCGTCGAGTATATGGTGAACGCCCATTGCGCCGACGCGATGGTCTGCATTTCGAACTGCGACAAGATCACGCCGGGGATGCTCAATGCCGCCATGCGGATCAACATCCCTGCCGTCTTTGTATCCGGCGGCCCCATGGAAGCCGGGAAGACACGTCTGTCCGAAAATAAACTCGATCTGATCGACGCCATGGTGATTGCGGCCGACGATTCGGTCGATGACGAAACCGTCGCCGAGATCGAACGCTCCGCCTGCCCGACCTGCGGTTCCTGTTCGGGAATGTTCACGGCCAACTCCATGAACTGCCTGACCGAGGCGCTCGGGCTCTCGCTGCCCGGCAACGGCAGCGTGCTGGCAACGCATGCCGATCGACGCATGCTTTTCGAGCGTGCCGGCCATTTGATCGTGAAGCTCGCGAAGGATTACTACGAAGGCAATGAGGACGCGATTCTGCCGCGCAACATCGCGAGCTTCGACGCTTTCGAGAACGCCATGAGCCTCGACATCGCCATGGGCGGATCAACCAATACGATTTTGCACCTCTTGGCGGCTGCGCAAGAAGCCGAGCTCGATTTCACCATGAAGGATATCGATCGGCTTTCCCGCAAGGTGCCCAATCTCTGCAAGGTAGCGCCGAGCACGCCGCTCTACCATATGGAAGACGTGCATCGCGCTGGCGGAGTGATGGGCATCCTCGGCGAACTGCAACGCGCGGGGTTGCTTCACGACCAAACGCGGACCGTCCATGCCCCGAGCCTGAGCGAGGCTCTCGACCGATGGGATGTCGCGGCGAATGCAGGAGATGCCGAACGCGAGTTCTACCGAGCCGGTCCGGCCGGGATTCCGACGCAGGAAGCCTTCAGCCAGGATACCCGCTGGGAGACCCTCGACACCGACCGTGCCGTTGGATGCATCCGTGATCTCCAGCACGCCTACTCCACCGATGGCGGTCTGGCGATTCTTTACGGCAACCTTGCACCCGATGGCTGCGTGGTCAAAACGGCCGGTGTGGATGACGACAACCTGGTCTTCAAAGGCACCGCACACGTCTGCGAAAGCCAGGACAGCGCCGTCGAGGATATCCTCAACGATCGCGTGCAGGCCGGCCATGTCGTCGTGGTCCGCTACGAAGGTCCCCGCGGAGGCCCGGGCATGCAGGAGATGCTCTACCCGACCTCCTACCTGAAATCGAAAGGGCTTGGAAAAGCCTGCGCCCTGCTGACCGACGGACGATTTTCCGGGGGAACATCGGGGCTCTCCATCGGGCATGTCTCCCCGGAGGCCGCCTCAGGTGGCGCGATCGCCCTGGTCGAAACCGGTGATCCCATCCATATCGATATTCCGAATCGGCGAATCGATCTGAAAATCGATGACGAGCAACTCGCCGCACGTCGGCAGACCATGGAATCGCGCGGCAACAAGGCCTGGAAACCCACCGAGGCGCGGCCCCGAAAAGTCTCCCCGGCATTGCGCGTCTATGCGGCCATGGCCACAAGCGCCGATCGCGGGGCGGTCCGCGACATTTCCGGACTCGATTGA